From the genome of Acipenser ruthenus chromosome 14, fAciRut3.2 maternal haplotype, whole genome shotgun sequence, one region includes:
- the LOC117419943 gene encoding solute carrier organic anion transporter family member 1C1-like — protein sequence MTVETRAEGFSDPPLKKELSPLEDPAEAKTRKCCTPNIKMFLVALSFTYFSKALSGSYMKSSITQIERRFEIPSSVIGVIDGSFEMGNLLVLTLVSYFGAKFHRPKIIGAGCMLMSIGTLLMALPHFLMGRYKYESTISASTNSSTVSFPCSQDPGQLTELEAQQQSSRIAACEHDGGSLMWVAVLLGNMLRGVGEATITPLGISFIDDFASPENSAFYIGCLHTIAVIGPLFGFTLGSFCAKLYVDIGFVDLESITISMKDSRWVGAWWLGFIIAGGTSLVSAFPFFFLPKTLPKEGGPEKDSTAAAEQNLLQGNQQTNATDEQPKIIDVAKDFLPSLKRLLTNKIYVLYLIANVIMFNGVIILITYTPKYLEQQFGESASKANFLIGVTSMPAVSLGIFFSGLIMKKFKLDLMGATKMGLGTAIIGSLCILPYFALTCENTEIAGLTVSYGGTGISDLESSVSVACNSGCGCPVNQWEPVCGENGMTYVSPCFAGCNISRGSGISTAFHACRCIEAFPKSESGNFSAVLGQCPREEKCSRMFIYYLAFQSLSFFILSLGSMPMFIINLRCVDPELKSLSVGMYTLALRAFGGIPAPIYFGALIDSTCMKWGTKKCGGRGACRVYDNISFRLLFLGLILGLRLMGCVFFGFVIIQIKKKFTRDHRKASAEVKVFLKQDMKNNVLPEQKGAGLSEKEVETST from the exons ATGACAGTGGAGACGAGAGCAGAGGGGTTTTCTGATCCTCCTTTAAAGAAAGAACTGTCTCCTCTTGAAGATCCGGCAGaagcaaaaacaagaaaatgcTGCACTCCCAATATAAAG ATGTTTTTGGTAGCTCTATCATTTACATACTTTTCCAAGGCATTATCTGGAAGTTACATGAAAAGCTCCATTACCCAGATAGAGAGGAGATTTGAGATTCCCAGTTCTGTTATCGGGGTTATTGACGGCAGCTTTGAAATGG gtaatTTGCTGGTGCTAACATTGGTAAGCTATTTTGGAGCAAAGTTTCACAGACCAAAAATAATCGGTGCTGGATGCATGCTGATGTCTATTGGAACATTACTCATGGCGCTACCTCATTTCCTTATGGGACG CTATAAATACGAATCAACAATATCAGCTTCAACTAACTCCAGCACAGTGAGCTTCCCGTGTTCACAAGACCCAGGCCAGCTTACAGAGCTTGAGGCCCAGCAACAATCTTCCAGAATAGCGG CTTGTGAACATGATGGAGGCTCCCTGATGTGGGTTGCTGTGCTGCTGGGAAACATGTTACGAGGGGTTGGTGAAGCAACCATTACACCGCTGGGAATTTCATTCATTGATGATTTCGCCAGCCCAGAAAACTCAGCCTTTTACATTG ggtgccTCCATACCATTGCAGTGATTGGACCTCTTTTTGGGTTCACGCTCGGGTCCTTTTGTGCCAAGCTGTATGTAGACATCGGATTTGTTGATCTTG AAAGTATTACCATATCAATGAAGGATTCCCGTTGGGTCGGTGCTTGGTGGCTTGGCTTTATAATCGCTGGAGGAACTAGCTTGGTTTCTGCATTTCCGTTCTTTTTTCTACCCAAAACTCTGCCCAAAGAAGGGGGTCCGGAAAAAGATTCCACCGCTGCAGCAGAACAAAATCTGTTACAAGGAAACCAGCAAACAAACGCAACAGACGAGCAGCCCAAAATCATAGACGTTGCAAAGG ATTTTTTGCCATCCTTGAAGCGTCTACTCACAAACAAGATCTACGTATTATATCTCATAGCAAACGTTATAATGTTCAATGGGGTCATCATTTTGATAACGTACACACCAAAATACTTAGAGCAACAGTTTGGAGAATCAGCATCCAAGGCTAACTTTTTAATAG GTGTTACCAGCATGCCGGCTGTTTCCTTGGGGATTTTCTTCAGTGGCCTTATCATGAAGAAGTTTAAGCTAGATCTCATGGGAGCAACCAAGATGGGACTGGGCACAGCTATCATTGGCAGCCTCTGTATCTTACCTTATTTTGCATTGACCTGTGAAAACACTGAGATCGCTGGACTCACAGTTTCCTATGGAGG AACAGGGATTTCAGACTTGGAGAGCAGTGTGTCAGTGGCCTGTAACTCTGGCTGTGGTTGCCCAGTGAACCAGTGGGAGCCAGTGTGCGGAGAGAATGGGATGACGTATGTTTCCCCTTGCTTCGCTGGCTGTAACATATCCAGAGGAAGTGGAATAAGCACG GCGTTTCATGCCTGCAGGTGTATTGAAGCTTTTCCTAAGTCAGAATCTGGGAATTTCTCTGCAGTTCTGGGCCAGTGCCCCCGAGAGGAGAAGTGTTCCAGAATGTTCATATATTACTTGGCGTTCCAATCCTTAAGCTTCTTCATTCTTTCTCTGGGAAGCATGCCGATGTTCATTATAAATCTCAG GTGTGTGGATCCAGAGCTGAAATCACTATCGGTGGGAATGTATACGCTGGCATTGAGAGCATTTG GTGGGATCCCAGCTCCAATTTATTTTGGAGCCCTGATTGACTCAACATGCATGAAATGGGGGACCAAGAAGTGTGGGGGTCGTGGAGCATGCAGGGTGTACGACAACATCTCATTCAG GCTCCTCTTTCTTGGATTAATATTGGGCCTGCGCTTGATGGGTTGCGTCTTTTTTGGGTTTGTCATCATTCAGATAAAAAAGAAATTCACAAGAGACCACAGAAAAGCTTCCGCTGAAGTCAAAGTCTTTTTAAAGCAGGACATGAAAAACAACGTCCTTCCTGAGCAGAAAGGTGCTGGTTTGAGTGAGAAGGAAGTGGAAACCAGCACCTAA